From the Micromonospora sediminicola genome, one window contains:
- a CDS encoding beta-ketoacyl-[acyl-carrier-protein] synthase family protein has product MTGRRTVVTGVGVVAPGGATRDRFWKTITEGRTATRRISFFDPSPFRSQIAAECDFDPDAAGITLAERQRADRYVQFALACSAEALADSGLTLTDAERERAGVVLGTAVGGTMALEQEYVRVSDSGRHWLVDHALGGPYLYQALVPSSLAADVACRHGLHGPAQVVSTGCTSGIDAIGYAHQLVADGEADVVLAGAADSPISPVTVASFDAIGATSPDNDDPEHASRPFDADRHGFVLAEGAAVLVLEEAEHARRRGAHVYCEVAGYASRSNGFHMTGLRPDGAEMAVAITDALRQARLAPSAVSYVSAHGSGTRQNDRHETAAFKRALGPAAYRVPISSIKSMVGHSLGAIGSIEMAACALAIEYGVVPPTANWATRDPECDLDYVPNEAREVPVDVALSVGSGFGGFQSAMVFRRMAVALP; this is encoded by the coding sequence GTGACCGGCCGGCGCACCGTGGTCACCGGCGTCGGCGTGGTCGCGCCCGGCGGCGCCACCCGGGACCGCTTCTGGAAGACCATCACCGAGGGGCGGACCGCCACCCGACGGATCAGCTTCTTCGACCCGTCGCCGTTCCGCTCGCAGATCGCCGCCGAGTGCGACTTCGACCCCGACGCCGCCGGGATCACGCTGGCCGAACGGCAGCGCGCCGACCGGTACGTGCAGTTCGCGCTCGCCTGCTCCGCCGAGGCGCTCGCGGACAGCGGGTTGACGCTCACCGACGCCGAGCGGGAGCGGGCCGGCGTGGTGCTCGGCACCGCCGTCGGCGGCACCATGGCCCTGGAGCAGGAGTACGTCCGGGTCAGCGACTCCGGCCGGCACTGGCTGGTCGACCACGCCCTCGGCGGGCCGTACCTCTACCAGGCGCTGGTGCCCAGCAGCCTGGCCGCCGACGTGGCCTGCCGGCACGGGCTGCACGGCCCGGCCCAGGTGGTCTCCACCGGCTGCACCTCCGGCATCGACGCGATCGGCTACGCCCACCAGCTCGTCGCTGACGGCGAGGCCGACGTGGTGCTCGCCGGGGCCGCCGACTCGCCGATCTCCCCGGTCACCGTCGCCTCGTTCGACGCGATCGGCGCGACCAGCCCGGACAACGACGACCCGGAGCACGCGTCCCGGCCGTTCGACGCCGACCGGCACGGGTTCGTCCTCGCCGAGGGCGCGGCGGTGCTGGTGCTGGAGGAGGCCGAGCACGCCCGCCGCCGGGGCGCGCACGTCTACTGCGAGGTCGCCGGCTACGCCAGCCGCAGCAACGGCTTCCACATGACCGGCCTGCGTCCGGACGGCGCCGAGATGGCGGTGGCCATCACCGATGCGCTGCGCCAGGCCCGGCTCGCCCCCTCGGCCGTGTCGTACGTCAGCGCGCACGGCTCCGGCACGCGGCAGAACGACCGGCACGAGACGGCCGCGTTCAAGCGGGCGCTCGGCCCGGCCGCGTACCGGGTGCCGATCAGCTCGATCAAGTCGATGGTCGGCCACTCGCTCGGCGCGATCGGCTCGATCGAGATGGCCGCCTGCGCGCTGGCCATCGAGTACGGCGTGGTTCCGCCGACCGCCAACTGGGCCACCCGCGACCCGGAGTGCGACCTGGACTACGTGCCGAACGAGGCCCGGGAGGTGCCGGTGGACGTGGCGTTGTCGGTGGGCAGCGGCTTCGGCGGCTTCCAGTCCGCGATGGTCTTCCGTCGGATGGCGGTGGCGCTGCCATGA
- a CDS encoding beta-ketoacyl synthase N-terminal-like domain-containing protein, giving the protein MTARAVVTGIGVVAPSGVGTDAHWATVLAGTRRTGPITLFDPARYPTRVAGEVVDFDPAGFTDPRQRVQTDRWTHLGFAATRLALADAGLPEVSPDPYGWAVTLASSSGGNLFGQRELQRLWGGPTRTVGAYQSIAWFYAASVGQLSIRHQFKGPSGVTVSESAGGLDSLAHAVRTIRRGTPVVVAGATECPLSPYALACQLRSGLLSDVADPERAYRPFDAAASGYVPAEGGAVFVVEELGHALGRGARIYGEITGWAATHDAAPTDPEAGPDPTHYARALRLALDRAAVRPHDVDVIWPDALGVPAYDRAEASALRTVFGDRTPPVTTQKPLTGRAHQGGSALDAATALLAFQRGVLPVSAGPDDPAPGCELTFLREPRRPRSRIALVGARGFDGFNSALVLRGAAPPPTGEG; this is encoded by the coding sequence ATGACGGCGCGGGCGGTGGTGACCGGCATCGGCGTGGTCGCGCCGAGCGGCGTCGGCACGGACGCGCACTGGGCCACCGTGCTGGCCGGCACCCGGCGCACCGGCCCGATCACGCTGTTCGACCCGGCGCGCTACCCGACCCGGGTGGCCGGCGAGGTGGTCGACTTCGACCCGGCCGGGTTCACCGACCCCCGGCAGCGGGTGCAGACCGACCGCTGGACCCACCTCGGCTTCGCCGCCACCCGGCTGGCGCTGGCCGACGCCGGCCTGCCCGAGGTGTCACCCGACCCGTACGGCTGGGCGGTCACGCTGGCCAGCTCGTCCGGCGGGAACCTGTTCGGGCAGCGGGAGCTGCAACGGCTCTGGGGCGGCCCGACCCGCACGGTCGGGGCGTACCAGTCGATCGCCTGGTTCTACGCGGCCAGCGTCGGGCAGCTGTCGATCCGGCACCAGTTCAAGGGGCCGTCCGGGGTCACCGTGTCCGAGTCGGCCGGCGGGCTGGACAGCCTGGCGCACGCGGTGCGCACCATCCGCCGGGGCACGCCGGTGGTCGTCGCCGGGGCGACCGAGTGCCCGCTGAGCCCGTACGCGCTCGCCTGCCAACTGCGCTCCGGGCTGCTCAGCGACGTCGCCGACCCGGAGCGCGCGTACCGGCCGTTCGACGCCGCGGCCAGCGGGTACGTGCCGGCCGAGGGCGGCGCGGTGTTCGTGGTGGAGGAGCTGGGGCATGCGCTGGGTCGGGGCGCGCGGATCTACGGGGAGATCACCGGCTGGGCGGCCACCCACGACGCCGCCCCCACCGACCCGGAGGCCGGACCCGACCCGACCCACTACGCCCGGGCGCTGCGCCTGGCCCTGGACCGGGCCGCGGTCCGCCCGCACGACGTGGACGTGATCTGGCCGGACGCGCTCGGTGTGCCGGCGTACGACCGGGCCGAGGCGAGCGCGCTGCGGACCGTGTTCGGCGACCGGACCCCGCCGGTGACCACGCAGAAGCCGTTGACCGGCCGGGCCCACCAGGGCGGGTCGGCGCTGGACGCGGCCACCGCGCTGCTGGCGTTCCAGCGGGGCGTGCTGCCCGTCTCCGCCGGCCCGGACGACCCCGCGCCCGGGTGCGAGCTGACCTTCCTGCGCGAGCCCCGCCGGCCGCGCAGCCGGATCGCGCTGGTCGGCGCGCGCGGCTTCGACGGGTTCAACAGCGCGCTGGTGCTGCGCGGCGCCGCGCCCCCGCCGACCGGGGAGGGCTGA
- a CDS encoding GNAT family N-acetyltransferase, giving the protein MFRVARHNDFAQIVRLYRQLNPDDPHLTDGSDAQAFARILATAGLYLFVLELDGAVVATTYLNVIPNISRSASPYAVIENVVVDESRRGTGLGKRIMAGTLQAAWDAGCYKAMLMTGSRRPATHAFYRACGFSGDAKTAYLAARPS; this is encoded by the coding sequence ATGTTCCGTGTGGCCCGGCACAACGACTTCGCGCAGATCGTCCGCCTCTACCGGCAGTTGAACCCCGACGACCCGCACCTGACCGACGGCTCCGACGCGCAGGCCTTCGCGCGGATCCTGGCCACCGCGGGACTGTACCTGTTCGTGCTCGAGCTGGACGGGGCCGTCGTCGCCACCACGTACCTCAACGTGATCCCGAACATCAGCCGATCGGCGTCCCCCTACGCGGTCATCGAGAACGTCGTCGTCGACGAGTCGCGGCGCGGCACCGGTCTGGGCAAGCGGATCATGGCCGGCACGCTCCAGGCCGCCTGGGACGCCGGTTGTTACAAGGCGATGCTCATGACCGGGTCACGCCGGCCCGCGACCCACGCCTTCTACCGGGCCTGCGGGTTCTCCGGCGACGCCAAGACGGCCTACCTGGCGGCGCGGCCGTCGTGA
- a CDS encoding class I adenylate-forming enzyme family protein has product MSAHPVADDPASTTVDWVDDILFTGRDSDVCLRLPEPVDKGTLRRLVGEAQARLTGAGLRPGGAAALRLPPSLTYVAHLLATWRAGGQAVLLDHRLTDHEVDRALRRLTPQVVVAPVRTGGGALRVFVDVTAGVTSYSDRPAGSPHAVIQLSSGSTGPSKVIGRTAADLVAEVRRYTRIDGVALPGERIILLPSMVHVLGLVGGLLYGLHAGVELCPPERLGGDAILAAVAAQDTPATVLGVPFHIGLLASTVPTGPLPQLRRMTTGGELVPAAVARAFTDRYGVPLGNMYGMTEVGVIGTDLYGAHRPAVAPAPGIEVRERDGELWVSCPANPYVGLADPTRWADGWLHTRDAGAVDPGTGLVTVRGRLDSQVSVGGLKVDLTEVEATVAGLPGVTAAVVVWDDGISAYVQTDGTPTEETLDILLAERLAGFKRPRTLHLLEQLPRTTTGKLVRAVPTLREAAS; this is encoded by the coding sequence GTGAGTGCACATCCCGTGGCGGACGATCCCGCGTCGACGACGGTGGACTGGGTGGACGACATCCTGTTCACCGGCCGCGACTCCGACGTGTGTCTCCGCCTGCCGGAGCCGGTCGACAAGGGCACGCTGCGCCGCCTCGTCGGCGAGGCGCAGGCCCGGCTGACCGGGGCCGGGCTGCGCCCGGGCGGCGCCGCGGCGCTGCGCCTGCCGCCCTCCCTGACGTACGTGGCGCACCTGCTGGCCACCTGGCGCGCCGGCGGCCAGGCCGTGCTGCTCGACCACCGGCTCACCGACCACGAGGTCGACCGGGCCCTGCGCCGGCTCACCCCGCAGGTGGTGGTCGCGCCGGTCCGCACCGGCGGCGGCGCGCTGCGCGTCTTCGTCGACGTCACCGCCGGCGTCACGTCCTACTCCGACCGTCCCGCCGGCAGCCCGCACGCGGTGATCCAGCTCAGCTCCGGCTCCACCGGCCCGTCCAAGGTGATCGGCCGCACCGCCGCCGACCTGGTCGCCGAGGTGCGCCGCTACACCCGGATCGACGGCGTCGCGCTGCCCGGCGAACGGATCATCCTGCTGCCGTCCATGGTGCACGTGCTCGGCCTGGTCGGCGGCCTGCTCTACGGCCTGCACGCCGGGGTCGAGCTGTGCCCGCCGGAGCGGCTCGGCGGCGACGCGATCCTCGCCGCGGTCGCCGCCCAGGACACCCCGGCCACCGTGCTCGGCGTGCCGTTCCACATCGGACTGCTCGCCTCCACCGTGCCCACCGGCCCGCTGCCGCAGCTGCGTCGCATGACCACCGGCGGCGAACTGGTCCCGGCCGCGGTCGCCCGGGCCTTCACCGACCGGTACGGCGTCCCCCTGGGCAACATGTACGGGATGACCGAGGTCGGGGTCATCGGCACCGACCTGTACGGCGCGCACCGCCCCGCCGTCGCCCCCGCCCCCGGCATCGAGGTGCGGGAACGCGACGGCGAGCTGTGGGTCAGCTGCCCGGCGAACCCGTACGTCGGGCTCGCCGACCCGACCCGCTGGGCCGACGGCTGGCTGCACACCCGCGACGCCGGCGCGGTCGACCCCGGGACCGGGCTGGTCACCGTGCGGGGGCGGCTCGACTCGCAGGTGTCGGTCGGCGGCCTCAAGGTCGACCTCACCGAGGTGGAGGCCACCGTGGCCGGGCTGCCCGGCGTCACCGCCGCCGTGGTGGTCTGGGACGACGGGATCAGCGCCTACGTGCAGACCGACGGCACACCCACCGAGGAGACGCTGGACATCCTGCTCGCCGAGCGGCTGGCCGGGTTCAAGCGGCCCCGCACGCTGCACCTGCTCGAACAACTGCCCCGCACCACCACCGGAAAGCTGGTCCGCGCGGTGCCGACCCTGCGCGAGGCGGCGTCGTGA
- a CDS encoding 4'-phosphopantetheinyl transferase family protein produces MNQLPVPGRDTVYVWTGRATGDQRELTRRLLRRAGGALLGRPEAGIGVDRGPGGRPEVRADDGRTLPVSVSHIDGVVVVAARAAGPVGVDVERRRPLPATSLARRWYAPDEADWLAARDETGRELDFLRLWTAKEAVGKALGRGLRGGGLRRRMPPPQGGGELWPVPGCPDARVGHPAGGGELVLAVAVLGAAGPVGVVLA; encoded by the coding sequence GTGAACCAGCTACCGGTGCCCGGTCGGGACACCGTGTACGTGTGGACCGGCCGTGCCACCGGCGACCAGCGGGAGCTGACGCGGCGGTTGCTCAGGCGCGCGGGTGGCGCGTTGCTCGGCCGGCCCGAGGCGGGGATCGGGGTGGACCGGGGGCCCGGCGGGCGCCCGGAGGTGCGCGCCGACGACGGGCGGACGCTGCCGGTCAGCGTCAGCCACATCGACGGGGTGGTCGTGGTGGCCGCCCGGGCGGCCGGCCCGGTCGGGGTGGACGTGGAGCGGCGCCGTCCGCTGCCCGCCACGTCCCTGGCCCGCCGCTGGTACGCCCCGGACGAGGCGGACTGGCTGGCGGCCCGTGACGAGACCGGGCGGGAGCTGGACTTCCTGCGCCTGTGGACGGCGAAGGAGGCGGTCGGTAAGGCGCTCGGTCGGGGGCTGCGTGGCGGTGGGCTGCGCCGCCGGATGCCGCCCCCGCAGGGCGGCGGCGAGCTGTGGCCGGTCCCCGGGTGTCCGGACGCGCGCGTCGGTCATCCCGCCGGCGGGGGCGAGCTGGTGCTCGCGGTCGCGGTGCTCGGCGCCGCCGGGCCGGTCGGGGTCGTGCTCGCCTAG
- a CDS encoding acyl carrier protein gives MRDEVRTFVIEQLADMNYDVEDLDDDTTLGPSGVDLESLALADLAVRVEDRYGLKFADDESEKLALMTVGEFTTMVADRAAADGDDS, from the coding sequence ATGCGCGACGAGGTCCGCACCTTCGTCATCGAGCAGCTGGCCGACATGAACTACGACGTCGAGGACCTCGACGACGACACCACCCTGGGCCCGTCCGGCGTCGACCTGGAGTCGCTGGCCCTGGCCGACCTCGCGGTCCGGGTCGAGGACCGCTACGGCCTGAAGTTCGCCGACGACGAGTCGGAGAAGCTGGCCCTGATGACGGTCGGCGAGTTCACCACCATGGTCGCCGACCGCGCGGCCGCCGACGGCGACGACTCCTGA
- a CDS encoding beta-ketoacyl-[acyl-carrier-protein] synthase family protein → MAERETVRITGTHALSALGRGADALLSGVLSGTPAFGPVRRFDTAGRRVTVAATLPEVGTLAAELTDAIDAAARAAGLGRADRAGCALFLATHGGPHSLPVPQGRDEPTVPALAGHLAARCGLGGPTRVYTTACVSASTAVADAAALIRRGDLDRVVVAAGYLVEPDQYALFDAGRALAADGAVRPFSAGRTGLLLGDGVAAVVLESAGAAARRDAETLATVAGWGRAGDAYHPCQPHPDGTGLARAVEAALRRGGLPPDAVGYVNANATGTPFSDASEAAALTRVFGADAGRLPVSSTKSVHGHALEASGLLELLVTVLALRHGKLPVTAGWLGCDPRCPLDVIRDAPRPARTAHALTLNAAFGGANTALLVSTS, encoded by the coding sequence ATGGCTGAGCGGGAGACCGTACGGATCACCGGCACGCACGCGCTCAGCGCCCTCGGCAGGGGCGCCGACGCGCTGCTGTCCGGGGTGCTCTCCGGCACCCCGGCGTTCGGGCCGGTGCGCCGCTTCGACACCGCCGGCCGCCGGGTCACCGTGGCGGCCACCCTGCCGGAGGTCGGCACGCTCGCCGCCGAACTCACCGACGCGATCGACGCCGCCGCCCGGGCCGCCGGGCTGGGCCGGGCCGACCGGGCCGGGTGCGCCCTGTTCCTGGCCACCCACGGCGGGCCGCACTCGCTGCCCGTACCCCAGGGGCGGGACGAGCCGACGGTGCCGGCGCTCGCCGGTCACCTGGCCGCCCGCTGCGGGCTCGGCGGGCCCACCCGGGTCTACACCACCGCCTGCGTCTCGGCCAGCACCGCGGTCGCCGACGCGGCCGCGCTGATCCGCCGCGGCGACCTGGACCGGGTCGTGGTCGCGGCCGGCTACCTGGTCGAACCCGACCAGTACGCGCTCTTCGACGCCGGCCGGGCGCTCGCCGCCGACGGCGCGGTCCGGCCGTTCAGCGCCGGCCGCACGGGGCTGCTGCTCGGCGACGGGGTGGCCGCGGTGGTGCTGGAGTCGGCGGGCGCCGCGGCCCGGCGGGACGCCGAGACGCTCGCGACGGTGGCCGGGTGGGGCCGGGCGGGGGACGCGTACCACCCGTGCCAGCCGCATCCGGACGGGACCGGGCTGGCCCGGGCGGTCGAGGCGGCGCTGCGCCGGGGCGGGCTGCCCCCGGACGCGGTCGGCTACGTCAACGCCAACGCCACCGGCACCCCGTTCAGCGACGCCTCCGAGGCGGCGGCGCTGACCCGGGTGTTCGGCGCGGACGCCGGCCGGCTGCCGGTCAGCTCCACCAAGTCGGTGCACGGGCACGCGCTGGAGGCGTCCGGGCTGCTGGAACTGCTGGTCACCGTGCTGGCCCTGCGGCACGGCAAGCTGCCGGTCACCGCCGGCTGGCTCGGCTGCGACCCGCGGTGCCCGCTGGACGTCATCCGCGACGCCCCCCGCCCCGCGCGTACCGCACACGCCCTGACCCTCAACGCCGCCTTCGGCGGCGCCAACACGGCCCTCCTGGTGAGCACCTCATGA
- a CDS encoding beta-ketoacyl synthase chain length factor produces MVLAEARWPEDGGGGAGAAGVPGFVHSPFAPLVVAVAERCLARRYGDGPLPPGNRTAVVLVSAGGDSVSAAHVRATVAAGGRVGPLFFFQSVPNSVAGHVAARRGLDGPVVCLSPTGDPRAEGEAEADLLLHDGDAAQALLILIELAPDGTSGEATAVLLGEETRQ; encoded by the coding sequence GTGGTGCTCGCGGAGGCGCGGTGGCCCGAGGACGGGGGCGGGGGCGCGGGGGCGGCGGGGGTGCCGGGGTTCGTGCACTCGCCGTTCGCGCCGCTGGTGGTAGCGGTGGCGGAGCGGTGCCTCGCGCGGCGGTACGGGGACGGGCCGCTGCCCCCGGGCAACCGGACGGCGGTGGTGCTGGTCAGCGCCGGCGGGGACTCCGTCAGCGCGGCGCACGTGCGCGCCACGGTGGCCGCCGGTGGGCGGGTCGGGCCGCTGTTCTTCTTCCAGTCGGTGCCGAACAGCGTGGCCGGGCACGTCGCGGCGCGCCGGGGACTGGACGGGCCGGTGGTGTGCCTGAGCCCCACGGGGGACCCACGGGCCGAGGGTGAGGCCGAGGCGGACCTGCTGCTGCACGACGGCGACGCCGCGCAGGCGTTGCTGATCCTGATCGAACTGGCACCGGACGGCACGTCGGGCGAGGCGACCGCGGTGCTGCTGGGGGAGGAGACACGTCAATGA
- a CDS encoding class I adenylate-forming enzyme family protein has protein sequence MRTKGLRGALAADAELGAGNVLARVLAHGADPDGPGLTFDTEVDGHPAETPLTLGRLDRMVAARAAWLHERGVKPRDPVAVWAGTAADMVLSFLALTRLGAIPALMNGRLRPEIAAEYIRRLRAAGVLADADRATALAGHDLGAPMLGEPARAGAGDPDAAPAHYRHHPDDPIVITHTSGTTGVPKAVLHSHASLFAATRHLLSMPQAQGTGRILNALPAPHTATVLMVNQALGNRAEMYLLSEQGGERVLDAIQRWRPDGVFGFSVTWAELARFDLSGYDLDSVRLWFNTGDCSHEPHVRRLVAVGSRDVVTRDGVTRVPGSVFIDGLGSSEMGHSMFHVTHTVDTNRYGRCVGRPYRFTKVAVLDAEGNELPAGQVGWLGIDSPSLFRGYWNDSATTYRFRLRGWYLTGDLVYADDDGRYYHLDRAVDSVEVGDGKRFFTALSEERILAACADVTDCTVVIVKADDGTVTTDVLLELAAGADPDADRTARIRAALGPDVAATLRRVVPVRADDIPVTVTGKVRKVALRERYLTEAPS, from the coding sequence ATGAGGACGAAGGGACTGCGCGGCGCGCTCGCGGCCGACGCCGAGCTGGGCGCGGGCAACGTGCTCGCCCGGGTGCTGGCCCACGGCGCCGACCCGGACGGCCCGGGGCTCACGTTCGACACCGAGGTGGACGGCCACCCGGCCGAGACCCCGCTGACCCTGGGCCGGCTCGACCGGATGGTCGCCGCCCGGGCGGCCTGGCTGCACGAGCGCGGGGTGAAGCCACGCGACCCGGTGGCGGTCTGGGCCGGCACCGCCGCCGACATGGTGCTGTCGTTCCTGGCGCTGACCCGTCTCGGCGCGATCCCCGCGCTGATGAACGGCAGGCTGCGCCCGGAGATCGCCGCCGAGTACATCCGCCGGCTGCGGGCCGCCGGGGTGCTCGCCGACGCCGACCGGGCCACCGCCCTGGCCGGCCACGACCTGGGCGCGCCGATGCTCGGCGAGCCGGCACGGGCCGGCGCCGGCGACCCGGACGCCGCGCCCGCGCACTACCGGCACCACCCCGACGACCCGATCGTCATCACCCACACCTCCGGCACCACCGGCGTGCCGAAGGCGGTGCTGCACTCGCACGCCAGCCTCTTCGCCGCCACGCGGCACCTGCTGTCCATGCCGCAGGCGCAGGGCACCGGCCGGATCCTCAACGCGCTGCCCGCCCCGCACACCGCCACCGTGCTCATGGTCAACCAGGCGCTGGGCAACCGGGCGGAGATGTACCTGCTCTCCGAGCAGGGCGGCGAACGGGTGCTGGACGCGATCCAACGCTGGCGGCCCGACGGCGTCTTCGGGTTCTCCGTGACCTGGGCCGAGCTGGCCCGCTTCGACCTGTCCGGCTACGACCTGGACTCGGTGCGGCTGTGGTTCAACACCGGCGACTGCTCGCACGAGCCGCACGTGCGGCGGCTGGTCGCGGTCGGCTCCCGGGACGTGGTCACCCGCGACGGCGTCACCCGGGTGCCCGGCTCGGTCTTCATCGACGGGCTCGGCTCCAGCGAGATGGGGCATTCCATGTTCCACGTCACGCACACCGTCGACACCAACCGGTACGGGCGCTGCGTCGGCCGGCCGTACCGGTTCACGAAGGTGGCGGTGCTCGACGCCGAGGGCAACGAACTGCCCGCCGGCCAGGTCGGCTGGCTGGGCATCGACTCGCCGTCGCTGTTCCGCGGCTACTGGAACGACTCGGCCACCACCTACCGGTTCCGGCTGCGCGGCTGGTACCTCACCGGCGACCTGGTGTACGCCGACGACGACGGCCGCTACTACCACCTGGACCGGGCGGTCGACTCGGTCGAGGTCGGCGACGGGAAACGGTTCTTCACCGCGCTGTCCGAGGAGCGGATCCTCGCCGCCTGCGCCGACGTCACCGACTGCACGGTGGTGATCGTCAAGGCGGACGACGGCACGGTCACCACCGACGTGCTGCTGGAACTGGCCGCCGGGGCCGACCCGGACGCGGACCGCACCGCGCGCATTCGCGCCGCGCTCGGCCCGGACGTGGCCGCCACGCTGCGCCGGGTGGTGCCGGTCCGCGCCGACGACATCCCGGTCACCGTCACCGGCAAGGTCCGCAAGGTGGCGCTGCGCGAGCGCTACCTGACCGAGGCCCCGTCGTGA
- a CDS encoding beta-ketoacyl-[acyl-carrier-protein] synthase family protein — translation MTALITGMGLFTPAGRGVEETFAALLSGRSGLRRPPEGHPARDSLEVAGVLPEIDPRTVASGPETRVLDRIVLLALLTAAEALADAGIEVGRDVDPDRIGVIIGGVGGMSTLESQVLARAARGRAAVSPYLLTGILPNMPSARVAIAHGIRGYSSAVGTACASGAQAVADGVRLIRAGEADVVVCGASEAPLFPTFADTFGNARALARGWDEPTEASRPFDKRRNGFVLAEGAALLVLERAGHAAARGATGYAEVAGYGVNTDAYHPTAPRPDGAGAAACMRRALAGAGVGPDDVGYVNAHGTGTKRGDVAETTALAEVFGVGAVPVSSTKALTGHLLGASGVLEAAVTALALGRGLLPPTYHLDDPDPECEADHVRAAPRPTRTDHALTNSFGFGGQNVSLLLRRLPEPARRAATPVAAG, via the coding sequence GTGACCGCGCTGATCACCGGCATGGGCCTGTTCACCCCGGCGGGGCGGGGCGTCGAGGAGACGTTCGCGGCGCTCCTGTCCGGCCGCTCCGGGCTGCGCCGCCCACCCGAGGGCCACCCGGCGCGGGACAGCCTGGAGGTCGCCGGGGTGCTGCCGGAGATCGACCCGCGCACCGTCGCGTCCGGGCCGGAGACCAGGGTGCTCGACCGGATCGTGCTGCTCGCCCTGCTCACCGCCGCCGAGGCGCTCGCCGACGCCGGGATCGAGGTGGGGCGCGACGTCGACCCGGACCGGATCGGGGTGATCATCGGCGGCGTCGGCGGGATGTCCACCCTGGAGAGCCAGGTGCTGGCCCGGGCCGCGCGCGGCCGGGCGGCGGTCAGCCCGTACCTGCTCACCGGGATCCTGCCGAACATGCCCTCGGCCCGCGTCGCGATCGCGCACGGCATCCGCGGCTACAGCTCGGCGGTCGGCACGGCCTGCGCCTCCGGCGCCCAGGCCGTCGCCGACGGGGTACGCCTCATCCGCGCCGGCGAGGCCGACGTGGTGGTGTGCGGGGCGAGCGAGGCGCCACTGTTCCCGACGTTCGCCGACACGTTCGGCAACGCCCGGGCGCTGGCCCGGGGCTGGGACGAACCCACCGAGGCGAGCCGGCCGTTCGACAAGCGGCGCAACGGGTTCGTGCTGGCCGAGGGCGCGGCGCTGCTGGTGCTGGAACGGGCCGGGCACGCCGCCGCCCGGGGCGCGACCGGCTACGCCGAGGTCGCCGGCTACGGGGTGAACACCGACGCCTACCACCCGACCGCGCCCCGGCCCGACGGCGCGGGCGCGGCCGCGTGCATGCGTCGGGCGCTGGCCGGCGCCGGTGTCGGGCCGGACGACGTCGGTTACGTCAACGCCCACGGCACCGGCACGAAACGCGGAGACGTCGCCGAGACCACCGCGCTGGCCGAGGTGTTCGGCGTCGGCGCGGTGCCGGTCAGCTCCACCAAGGCACTCACCGGGCACCTGCTCGGCGCCTCCGGGGTGCTGGAGGCCGCGGTCACCGCGCTGGCGCTCGGGCGCGGCCTGCTGCCGCCCACCTACCACCTGGACGACCCGGACCCGGAGTGCGAGGCGGACCACGTCCGCGCCGCGCCCCGGCCCACCCGGACCGACCACGCGCTGACGAACTCGTTCGGGTTCGGCGGCCAGAACGTCAGCCTGCTGCTGCGCCGGCTCCCGGAGCCGGCCCGCCGGGCCGCCACCCCGGTCGCCGCCGGCTGA